A window from Candidatus Nitrospira neomarina encodes these proteins:
- a CDS encoding HDOD domain-containing protein: MLTAEELVKNCTKLFTLPEVYLQVKKVIDNPESTMADLSRAISIDPGMTVAVLKLVNSAFYAMPRKVETISRAVGILGMQPLHDLTLAISVTKTFSGLNQHVMSMSVFWSNSFFSGLVARELARKCFLVDSERMFVEGLLRDIGHLLLYEQLPEPSEEALRESAKDGSPVHILEQQLLGFDYTEVGQTLIEEWQLPKNFGIAIRYQNNPSGTSEHGFEAALLNMAGALTEGFQSPQGHAQWHHLVAPESWKLTGLDEEGLQECMLEAGKQLSGMLLLMEEARQPVGAS; the protein is encoded by the coding sequence ATGCTAACAGCCGAGGAATTGGTAAAAAATTGCACAAAACTCTTTACCCTGCCGGAAGTCTATCTACAGGTCAAAAAGGTCATCGATAATCCAGAGTCCACCATGGCGGATCTGTCCAGGGCGATCAGCATTGATCCCGGCATGACCGTCGCCGTCCTCAAATTAGTGAATAGCGCATTTTATGCCATGCCGCGAAAAGTCGAGACCATTTCGCGGGCTGTCGGAATCCTCGGTATGCAACCGCTCCATGATCTGACGCTCGCCATCTCGGTCACCAAAACCTTCTCAGGCCTCAATCAACACGTCATGAGCATGAGTGTCTTTTGGTCCAACAGCTTCTTTAGTGGACTGGTCGCACGGGAGTTAGCAAGAAAATGTTTTCTGGTGGATAGTGAACGGATGTTTGTAGAGGGCCTGTTGAGAGATATCGGGCATCTCCTCCTCTATGAGCAACTTCCCGAACCGTCTGAGGAGGCGTTACGAGAGTCGGCCAAAGATGGCTCTCCCGTTCATATATTGGAACAACAGTTGTTGGGCTTCGATTATACCGAAGTGGGTCAGACACTCATTGAGGAATGGCAACTGCCAAAGAATTTCGGGATCGCAATTCGCTATCAGAACAATCCATCCGGGACCAGCGAGCACGGATTTGAAGCAGCGCTCCTCAATATGGCCGGCGCCCTCACGGAAGGGTTCCAATCACCCCAGGGACATGCCCAATGGCACCATCTCGTGGCTCCTGAATCGTGGAAATTAACAGGACTGGATGAGGAAGGCCTCCAAGAATGTATGCTGGAAGCAGGCAAACAGCTTTCCGGCATGTTACTCCTTATGGAAGAAGCACGCCAACCCGTTGGAGCCTCATAA